In Populus alba chromosome 1, ASM523922v2, whole genome shotgun sequence, a single window of DNA contains:
- the LOC118051927 gene encoding LOW QUALITY PROTEIN: CBL-interacting protein kinase 32-like (The sequence of the model RefSeq protein was modified relative to this genomic sequence to represent the inferred CDS: inserted 2 bases in 1 codon; deleted 1 base in 1 codon) codes for MSQPKIKRRVGKYEVGRTIGEGTFAKVKFARNSETGEPVALKILDKEKVLKHKMAEQIKREIETMKLIKHPNVVRLYEVMGSKTKIFIVLEFVTGGELFDKIVNHGRMREDEARRYFQQLINVVDYCHSRGVFHRDLKPENLLLDAYGNLKVSDFGLSALSQQVRDDGLLHTTCGTPNYVAPEVLNDRGYDGTTADLWSCGVILFVLLAGYLPFDDSNVMNLYKKISAAEFTCPPWLSFGAMKLITRILDPNPMTRITIPEILVDEWFKKGYKPPVFEEKEDTNLDDVEAVFKDSEEHHVTEKKEXEEQPTAMNAFELISMSKGLNLGNLFDGEQEFKRETRFTSRCPANEIIHKIEEAAKPLGFDVHKKNYKMRLENVKAGRKGNLNVATEIFQVAPSLHMVEVRKAKGDTLEFHKFYKNLSTCLDDVVWKTEEDMQETK; via the exons ATgagtcaacctaaaatcaagcGTAGAGTGGGTAAATATGAAGTGGGAAGGACAATTGGTGAAGGAACGTTTGCAAAAGTAAAGTTTGCAAGGAATTCTGAGACCGGGGAACCTGTAGCCCTGAAGATCCTTGATAAAGAGAAAGTTCTCAAACACAAGATGGCTGAACAG ATCAAGCGGGAGATTGAGACAATGAAGCTTATCAAGCATCCAAATGTTGTTCGATTATATGAG GTGATGGGAAGtaagacaaaaatatttattgttttggagTTTGTCACCGGGGGAGAGCTTTTCGACAAAATT GTAAACCATGGACGGATGAGAGAAGATGAAGCTCGGAGATATTTCCAGCAGCTTATCAATGTAGTGGACTATTGCCACAGCAGGGGTGTTTTTCACAGAGACCTTAAG CCAGAAAATTTGTTGTTGGATGCTTATGGGAACCTCAAAGTTTCAGATTTTGGGCTGAGTGCGCTGTCCCAACAAGTCAGG GATGATGGCCTACTTCATACAACTTGTGGAACTCCAAATTATGTCGCTCCTGAG GTTCTTAATGATAGAGGTTACGATGGGACTACTGCAGATTTATGGTCATGTGGAGTGATACTT TTTGTATTGCTAGCAGGGTATTTGCCTTTCGATGATTCAAATGTTATGAACCTGTATAAAAAA ATCTCAGCAGCTGAATTTACTTGCCCCCCCTGGCTCTCTTTTGGTGCCATGAAATTGATAACTCGAATTTTGGATCCCAACCCTATGACT CGCATCACCATACCTGAAATCCTGGTAGATGAATGGTTTAAGAAAGGTTATAAGCCTCCTGTGTTTGAAGAGAAAGAGGACACCAACTTGGATGATGTTGAAGCTGTTTTTAAGGACTCAGAA GAACACCATGTAACAGAGAAGAAGGA GGAGGAGCAACCAACAGCTATGAATGcatttgagttaatttctatGTCTAAAGGACTAAATCTTGGGAATTTGTTTGATGGAGAACAG GAATTTAAGAGGGAAACGAGGTTCACGTCTAGATGCCCTGCCAATGAAATAATTCACAAGATCGAAGAAGCTGCCAAGCCCCTTGGTTTTGATGTCCACAAGAAAAATTACAAG ATGAGGCTTGAGAATGTGAAGGCTGGGAGAAAGGGAAACCTTAATGTTGCTACCGAG ATATTTCAAGTGGCACCTTCGCTTCATATGGTTGAAGTGCGTAAAGCAAAGGGAGACACTTTGGAGTTCCATAAG TTCTATAAAAACCTTTCAACCTGCCTTGATGATGTTGTCTGGAAAACTGAGGAGGACATGCAAGAAACGAAGTAA